In the Pseudonocardia sediminis genome, CCTCCCGGCCGCCGGTGGTGGACGCACCGCTCCGGGCGGCTCCGTCGTGGTCAGTGCGATCCGGTGCCCGCCCGAGTAGGGCCGTTCGGCGGTCTCTCCGTGGATGGTGAGACCGGCGTCACTCCGACCATCGGGCACAAACCTTGCGTCCGCGACGTTCCTCAGCGGCACGCAGAAACTTACGAGTGTGATCGACCAGCAGCGAACTGGGCCGGTGAGCTGCGCAAACTGTGAATGGCAAGGGTGGACCCATGGCGACCGACTACGACGCCCCACGACGGAACGAGGCCGACGAACTGGCCGAGGACTCGCTCGACGAGCTCAAGGCGCGGCGTAACGAGGCCCAGTCCGCGGTCGTCGACGTCGACGAGACCGACACCGCGGAGAGCTTCGAGCTGCCGGGTGCGGACCTGTCCGGCGAGGAGCTCACGGTGAACGTCCTGCCGAAGCAGGCGGACGAGTTCACCTGTGCGAGCTGCTTCCTGGTGCACCACCGGAGCCGCCTGGCGA is a window encoding:
- a CDS encoding DUF4193 domain-containing protein, which gives rise to MATDYDAPRRNEADELAEDSLDELKARRNEAQSAVVDVDETDTAESFELPGADLSGEELTVNVLPKQADEFTCASCFLVHHRSRLASSKGGQYICRDCAA